The proteins below come from a single Pradoshia eiseniae genomic window:
- a CDS encoding TM2 domain-containing protein — translation MRHYGYYPARRKSTGIAYILWLFLGYLGAHRFYLRDYGMGIFYLFTGGGFMIGWFIDLFRIGNMVDIYNYRYAQAPIHHAGGYGNTYNNTKNINNTFIINNMMKDVTKVDIQDK, via the coding sequence ATGAGGCACTACGGGTATTACCCAGCAAGAAGGAAATCAACAGGGATTGCCTATATTTTATGGCTCTTTTTAGGCTATTTAGGGGCACACCGATTTTATTTGCGAGATTACGGAATGGGTATTTTCTACCTTTTCACAGGCGGAGGATTCATGATTGGCTGGTTTATTGACCTATTTCGCATCGGCAATATGGTCGACATCTATAACTACCGATATGCACAGGCACCCATTCATCATGCAGGCGGATACGGAAACACGTACAATAACACCAAAAATATCAACAATACCTTTATCATTAATAATATGATGAAAGACGTAACCAAGGTTGATATCCAGGATAAATAG